GAACCAGCTGGGATTTTCAAATTCACAACACCTTCAACCGTTGGAACCTCTACCTTAGCGCCGAGCACGGCTTCTGGTAGGCTAATAGGGAGTTCCAATAGAATGTTTTTGCCATCTCGCTCAAACAATGCATCGCTTTTAACGGATACGTTGATCAGGATATCACCTGCGGGACCGCCAGAAATTCCCGGCTCTCCCTGCCCTTTCAAACGAATCTGCTTGCCATCTGTTATACCTGCAGGAATTTTGACATCGAGCGTTTTTCCGCCTTCACCCAAAGTCAGGCGACGCTTTCCACCAATCGCGGCTTCCTTGAACGTTACATCAATCGCAAAAGTTCTGTCCCGTCCTTTGGTGGCGCGACTGCGCTGACCACCACGGCGAAAATTCCCAAAGATTTCTGAAAAGAGATCATCTGCACCGGCAAACCCACCAGAGGACTGATAATATTTTCCACCACCGCCAGCTCCTTGGGCACCCGCACCGCCGCCGAAGCCCTGAGCATAACGTTCCTGTCCATGCTCATCGATTTCACCGCGATCATAACGCCCGCGCAATTTTTCATCGCCAAGAATGTTATATGCCGCTGAGACCTCCTTAAACTGGTCTGCGACCTTGTCATTACCTGGGTTTGCATCTGGATGCAGTTTCTTGGCCAGCTTTCGATAAGCTGACTTGATATCACTTTGAGAGGCGTCTCTTTTCACGCCCAAAGCTTTGTACAGATCTTTCATTTACGGTTATACCAATAGA
This genomic stretch from Sneathiella limimaris harbors:
- a CDS encoding DnaJ C-terminal domain-containing protein, producing the protein MKDLYKALGVKRDASQSDIKSAYRKLAKKLHPDANPGNDKVADQFKEVSAAYNILGDEKLRGRYDRGEIDEHGQERYAQGFGGGAGAQGAGGGGKYYQSSGGFAGADDLFSEIFGNFRRGGQRSRATKGRDRTFAIDVTFKEAAIGGKRRLTLGEGGKTLDVKIPAGITDGKQIRLKGQGEPGISGGPAGDILINVSVKSDALFERDGKNILLELPISLPEAVLGAKVEVPTVEGVVNLKIPAGSNTGSTLRLKGKGIGAKDSSDRGDQLVKLKVVLPEKPDEELETFISNWSRDHQYDARSKFGRK